In a genomic window of Acidobacteriota bacterium:
- a CDS encoding PQQ-binding-like beta-propeller repeat protein, translating to MRSASATNPTAAVAAVLLLTACGPTDEDWPVYLGDSGRRHYSPLTEIDRDNVSRLEVAWVYDAGEPRGAGATMYTSPLVIDGVLYALSPHLDAFALDAATGEEIWRSELELPGNAQRGLMWWENGSDRRLFYTHGKDLIALDAADGSLVEGFGDGGVLDVTPDVDRAGVIFVTVPGLVFEDKLILGFSTNEDANAYPGSIRAFSAVDGSLVWQFDTIPKPGDAGSETWADGSLERAGGANVWTGMALDEERGIVFAPTGSATPDFYGASRLGDNLFSDALVAVDARTGELKWHFQVVRHDLWDKDNPSPPTLVQLERDGRTIDAVAITTKTGQLYVFDRETGESMYPIHEIETPIPSTLPGEVTAPTQPMSAVVISRQDFEITNRTPEARAFVKERIKDWDLRPWAPPKVGTVLFMPWYDGGGEWGGSAFDPGNNHLIVNANDVAGILNLTEVPVGFSRYGTYALHCGRCHGLKLEGTDMGGPLLGVGDRLSRGEMRRIIREGSGRMEGFAHLNRIELGAIEAYILSPEPEEDEPRGELAYALGGYVYLRDHENLPGNSPPWGTLNSIDLATGEIAWKVPFGDYPSHPGLGFGAVNYGGPVVTASGLIFIGATPDEMFRAYDTRNGEILWEAKLSAAGYATPAVYSVDGKQYVVIAAGGGRTGGPSGGDYIAFSLPE from the coding sequence ATCGACCGGGACAACGTGAGCCGGCTCGAGGTCGCCTGGGTCTACGACGCGGGCGAACCCCGGGGGGCGGGCGCCACGATGTACACGAGCCCCCTGGTCATCGACGGCGTGCTCTACGCCCTCTCGCCCCATCTCGACGCCTTCGCGCTCGACGCCGCCACCGGCGAGGAGATCTGGCGCAGCGAACTGGAGCTTCCCGGCAACGCCCAGCGCGGTCTCATGTGGTGGGAGAACGGCTCCGACCGGCGGCTCTTCTACACCCACGGCAAGGACCTGATCGCGCTCGACGCCGCCGACGGCAGTCTGGTCGAGGGCTTCGGCGACGGCGGTGTCCTCGACGTGACGCCGGACGTCGACCGGGCCGGCGTCATCTTCGTCACCGTGCCGGGACTCGTCTTCGAAGACAAGCTGATCCTCGGCTTCTCGACGAACGAGGACGCGAACGCGTACCCGGGTTCGATCCGGGCCTTCAGCGCGGTCGACGGCAGCCTGGTCTGGCAGTTCGACACGATTCCGAAGCCGGGCGACGCCGGCTCCGAGACCTGGGCCGACGGCTCGCTCGAGCGCGCGGGCGGCGCCAACGTCTGGACCGGCATGGCGCTGGACGAAGAGCGCGGCATCGTGTTCGCGCCGACCGGGTCGGCGACCCCCGACTTCTACGGCGCGAGCCGTCTCGGCGACAACCTGTTCTCCGACGCCCTGGTGGCGGTGGACGCGCGGACCGGCGAACTCAAGTGGCACTTCCAGGTCGTCCGCCACGACCTCTGGGACAAGGACAATCCGTCGCCGCCGACCCTGGTCCAGCTCGAGCGCGACGGCCGCACGATCGACGCGGTCGCGATCACGACGAAGACGGGGCAGCTCTACGTCTTCGACCGGGAGACCGGCGAGTCGATGTACCCGATCCACGAGATCGAGACGCCGATTCCGAGCACCCTGCCGGGCGAAGTGACGGCGCCGACCCAGCCGATGTCGGCGGTGGTCATCAGCCGCCAGGACTTCGAGATCACGAACCGCACCCCGGAAGCGCGGGCGTTCGTCAAGGAGCGGATCAAGGACTGGGATCTGCGCCCCTGGGCGCCGCCGAAGGTCGGCACCGTGCTCTTCATGCCCTGGTATGACGGCGGCGGCGAGTGGGGCGGCTCGGCGTTCGACCCGGGCAACAACCACCTGATCGTCAACGCGAACGACGTCGCCGGCATTCTCAACCTCACCGAAGTTCCCGTCGGCTTCAGCCGCTACGGCACCTACGCGCTTCACTGCGGACGCTGCCACGGGTTGAAGCTCGAGGGCACCGACATGGGCGGCCCCCTGCTCGGCGTCGGCGACCGCCTGTCGCGCGGCGAGATGCGCCGGATCATTCGCGAAGGCAGCGGCCGGATGGAGGGTTTCGCGCACCTCAACCGGATCGAGCTGGGCGCGATCGAGGCGTACATCCTGTCGCCGGAGCCCGAGGAGGACGAGCCCCGGGGCGAACTCGCCTACGCGCTCGGCGGCTACGTCTATCTTCGCGACCACGAGAACCTGCCCGGCAACTCACCGCCCTGGGGAACGCTCAACTCGATTGACCTCGCCACCGGCGAGATCGCCTGGAAGGTGCCGTTCGGCGACTATCCCTCGCATCCCGGCCTCGGCTTCGGCGCGGTCAACTACGGCGGCCCGGTGGTCACGGCGTCGGGTCTCATCTTCATCGGAGCGACGCCGGACGAGATGTTCCGCGCCTACGACACGAGGAACGGCGAGATCCTCTGGGAAGCGAAGCTGTCGGCAGCCGGCTACGCGACGCCGGCCGTCTACAGCGTGGACGGCAAGCAGTACGTCGTGATCGCCGCCGGCGGCGGGCGTACGGGCGGCCCCTCGGGGGGCGACTACATCGCCTTCAGCCTGCCGGAGTAG
- a CDS encoding ATP-binding protein, with the protein MYERVLAPVLRSSQRSALVLGPRQVGKSTLLATLEPDLIVNLAEPGAFRDYVAEPERLSRELAVAPKESTTVFLDEVQRVPALLDAVQVLLDQRPPRFRFLLSGSSARKLRRGQANLLPGRIHVHYMHPLLVAELGSDFDLDRVLAHGSLPGIYSETDDATRALDLRSYVDTYLCAEIQAEALVRDVGGFARLLDLAAAASGRILNLNSLCKDAGISYETARRYLDVLEDTLVAFRVPAWSGSDRSSLVRHGKLFLFDLGVRNALLRRPLDRPLDDERGLLLEHLVAYELQRRLGTLWPEAALYHYRTRHGAEVDFVLEVGREVWGIEVKAGRRADRSVLRGFRSLAQRTDRLKRRIVVYLGDRPQRIEDVEVLPFEEFAALLPP; encoded by the coding sequence ATGTACGAGCGAGTGCTGGCTCCGGTTCTGCGCTCATCGCAGCGTAGCGCCCTTGTTCTCGGCCCCCGCCAGGTCGGCAAGTCGACCTTGCTGGCGACCCTTGAGCCGGACCTGATCGTCAACCTGGCCGAACCGGGGGCGTTCCGGGACTACGTAGCAGAGCCGGAACGGCTGTCCCGGGAGCTGGCCGTCGCGCCGAAGGAATCAACGACCGTCTTCCTGGACGAAGTGCAGCGAGTTCCGGCTCTGCTCGATGCCGTGCAAGTGCTCCTCGACCAGAGGCCGCCCCGCTTCCGCTTCCTGCTGTCCGGTTCGAGCGCCCGCAAGCTGCGGCGTGGACAGGCCAACCTGCTGCCCGGCCGGATCCACGTTCACTACATGCATCCGTTGCTTGTCGCGGAACTCGGTTCAGACTTCGACCTGGACCGCGTGCTGGCCCACGGCAGTCTGCCGGGCATCTACTCGGAGACGGACGACGCGACCCGCGCGCTCGATCTCCGGAGCTATGTCGACACCTACCTGTGCGCCGAGATCCAGGCTGAGGCCCTGGTGCGCGATGTCGGCGGTTTTGCCCGCCTGCTTGACCTGGCGGCGGCCGCTTCAGGCCGCATCCTCAACCTGAACTCGCTCTGCAAGGACGCCGGCATCTCCTACGAGACCGCGAGGCGATATCTGGATGTCCTCGAGGACACTCTGGTCGCCTTCCGCGTCCCGGCCTGGAGCGGCTCGGACCGATCGTCGCTGGTGCGCCACGGCAAGCTCTTCCTGTTCGACCTCGGCGTGCGGAATGCCCTGCTCCGCCGGCCGCTCGACCGTCCGCTCGACGACGAGCGCGGCCTGCTGCTCGAACACCTCGTGGCCTACGAGCTCCAACGCCGACTGGGAACGCTCTGGCCGGAGGCGGCTCTCTACCACTACCGCACCCGCCACGGTGCCGAGGTCGACTTCGTCCTGGAAGTGGGCCGGGAAGTCTGGGGGATCGAAGTCAAGGCAGGCCGGCGCGCGGATCGGTCCGTGCTTCGCGGCTTCCGCTCTCTGGCGCAGAGGACCGACCGTCTGAAGCGCCGGATCGTCGTCTATCTGGGAGATCGGCCGCAGCGGATCGAGGATGTGGAGGTGCTGCCGTTCGAGGAGTTCGCGGCGCTGTTGCCGCCCTAA
- a CDS encoding alpha/beta hydrolase has translation MIRSLASAFAVALLPAPISAQTDTPSPLVAALDADGDGTLLASELPAQARRVLLWALDADDDGVLSAEELDAIGRGGAGRGRKTRRGPDNWDFSEETTNRVRIVRNLEYATGDAYAGGRGKLDLYIPAGDGPHPVLVFFHGGGLYNGDKYSLVDLGPRFGSLGYLVVAPNYRLSPEYAYPAYIEDAAAAFRWVWDHIRDYGGDPERIAVSGGSAGGHIAALLSVDERYLRAHDLDLGNIRASLPITGLMNAERAGRERHLLTWRADPEVVREASPIRYVAPDLPPMLITVADGDTETRRTQNVEMFEAMEAAGAEVEFEWLVDRTHNSIRPNMAKEGDATVELLLDFLRRQGLAP, from the coding sequence ATGATCCGCTCGCTCGCCTCCGCTTTCGCCGTCGCGCTGCTTCCGGCGCCGATATCCGCTCAGACCGACACCCCGTCACCGCTAGTCGCCGCCCTGGACGCCGACGGCGATGGCACTCTCCTCGCGTCCGAACTGCCCGCCCAGGCCAGGCGCGTCCTGCTCTGGGCGCTCGACGCCGACGACGACGGCGTCCTCTCAGCCGAGGAACTCGACGCGATCGGCCGTGGCGGCGCCGGCCGCGGCCGCAAGACCCGGCGCGGCCCCGACAACTGGGACTTCTCCGAGGAGACCACGAACCGAGTCCGCATCGTCCGCAACCTGGAGTACGCCACCGGCGACGCCTACGCCGGCGGCCGCGGCAAGCTCGACCTTTACATCCCGGCCGGCGACGGCCCGCATCCCGTCCTGGTCTTCTTCCACGGCGGCGGGCTCTACAACGGAGACAAGTACAGCCTCGTCGACCTGGGACCGCGGTTCGGGTCGCTCGGCTATCTCGTCGTGGCGCCCAACTACCGGCTGTCGCCCGAGTACGCCTACCCCGCCTACATCGAGGACGCGGCTGCGGCGTTCCGCTGGGTCTGGGACCACATCCGGGACTACGGCGGCGACCCGGAACGGATCGCCGTCTCCGGCGGCTCCGCCGGCGGCCACATCGCGGCGCTGCTCTCCGTCGACGAGCGCTACCTCCGCGCCCACGATCTGGATCTCGGCAACATCCGTGCGTCGCTGCCCATCACCGGCCTGATGAACGCCGAACGCGCCGGCCGCGAACGCCACCTGTTGACCTGGCGTGCCGACCCGGAAGTCGTCCGCGAAGCCTCGCCGATCCGCTACGTGGCGCCCGACCTGCCACCGATGCTGATCACCGTCGCGGACGGGGACACCGAGACTCGCCGTACGCAGAACGTGGAGATGTTTGAGGCGATGGAGGCCGCGGGCGCCGAAGTCGAGTTCGAGTGGCTGGTCGACCGCACCCACAACTCGATCCGGCCGAACATGGCGAAGGAAGGCGATGCGACAGTCGAGCTGCTGCTCGACTTTCTGCGCCGCCAGGGACTGGCGCCATAG
- the tkt gene encoding transketolase — translation MSQVEAAGTPETGGPPQRQPLDVATDTLRFLAVDMVERANSGHPGAPMGQAAMAALLWTKYLRFAPGDPQWPNRDRFVLSCGHASALIYGLLHLAGYDLSLDEIRNFRQYGSLTPGHPEHGLTPGVEVTTGPLGQGISAAVGMAIAEQLLAVRFNRPGHVLFNHRTWVLASDGDLMEGVASEACSMAGHLGLGKLNVLYDANRITIDGPTDLSFSEDVLGRYKAYGWHTLSVEDGNDIDALDAAFEAALAETDRPSLIQVRTHIGYGSPSKQDSAASHGAPLGADEVVATKEALGWPLEPEFLVPEAARAAFAPAADFGSEAAAEWQGLLGSYRDEYPEAAAELDRRLAVGLPDGWRDALPRFDPDAGPIATRSASGVTLNALKDLVPELAGGSADLTGSNNTLLEGEGDYAAGSPTRHFRFGVREHAMAAAMNGLALSGLFRPYGGTFLCFLDYLKPSLRLAALMELRAIYVFTHDSVFLGEDGPTHQPIEHLAHLRAVPGLVVVRPADANETAAAWALALETPGPCALVLTRQKLPVLEATADGALEGVSRGAYVVSDCAGEPDLILIATGSEVAPTLEAAVELTAEGHAARVVSMPSWEAFAAQSQEYRDEVLPPGVRRRLAVEAAATLGWERWTGSDGDVLGLDRFGASAPYGALVENLGINAAAIADRARQLLAG, via the coding sequence ATGAGTCAGGTCGAGGCCGCCGGAACGCCCGAGACCGGCGGGCCGCCGCAGCGTCAGCCACTGGATGTCGCGACGGACACGCTGCGCTTCCTCGCCGTCGACATGGTCGAGCGGGCGAACAGCGGCCATCCGGGCGCGCCGATGGGCCAGGCGGCGATGGCGGCGCTGCTGTGGACGAAGTACCTGCGCTTCGCGCCCGGGGATCCCCAGTGGCCGAACCGGGACCGCTTTGTCCTTTCCTGCGGCCACGCGTCGGCGCTGATCTACGGCCTGCTGCACCTGGCCGGCTACGACCTGAGTCTCGACGAGATCCGGAACTTCCGCCAGTACGGCTCCTTGACTCCGGGACACCCGGAGCACGGCCTGACGCCCGGCGTCGAGGTGACGACCGGCCCGCTCGGCCAGGGCATCTCGGCCGCCGTCGGCATGGCGATCGCCGAGCAGCTCCTCGCGGTGCGTTTCAACCGTCCGGGCCACGTTCTGTTCAACCACCGGACCTGGGTCCTGGCCAGCGACGGCGACCTGATGGAGGGCGTCGCCTCCGAGGCCTGCTCGATGGCCGGTCACCTGGGCCTCGGCAAGCTGAATGTGCTCTACGACGCGAACCGGATCACGATCGACGGCCCGACCGACCTCAGCTTCAGCGAGGACGTGCTCGGCCGCTACAAGGCGTACGGCTGGCACACGCTGTCGGTTGAGGACGGCAACGACATCGATGCTCTCGACGCGGCGTTCGAGGCGGCGCTCGCGGAGACCGACCGCCCTAGCTTGATCCAGGTTCGCACCCACATCGGCTACGGCAGCCCGAGCAAGCAGGACAGCGCCGCCTCCCACGGCGCGCCGCTGGGCGCGGATGAAGTGGTGGCGACCAAGGAAGCCCTGGGCTGGCCGCTCGAGCCCGAGTTCCTGGTTCCCGAGGCGGCCCGCGCGGCCTTCGCGCCGGCTGCCGACTTCGGGTCCGAGGCTGCGGCCGAGTGGCAGGGACTGCTCGGGTCCTACCGCGACGAGTACCCGGAGGCGGCCGCCGAGCTGGACCGCCGTCTGGCCGTCGGCCTGCCGGACGGCTGGCGCGATGCCCTCCCGCGTTTCGATCCCGACGCCGGACCGATCGCCACGCGTTCCGCCTCCGGGGTCACGCTCAACGCGCTCAAGGACCTTGTGCCCGAGCTCGCTGGCGGCTCGGCCGACCTGACCGGCTCGAACAACACCCTGCTCGAAGGCGAGGGCGACTACGCGGCCGGTTCGCCGACGCGGCACTTCCGCTTCGGCGTGCGCGAGCACGCGATGGCCGCGGCGATGAACGGTCTGGCCCTGTCGGGCCTGTTCCGTCCCTACGGCGGCACCTTCCTCTGCTTCCTCGACTACCTGAAGCCGAGCCTGCGGCTGGCGGCGCTGATGGAACTCCGGGCGATCTACGTCTTCACCCACGACTCCGTGTTCCTCGGCGAGGACGGCCCGACCCACCAGCCGATCGAGCACCTGGCGCACCTGCGCGCCGTGCCGGGCCTGGTCGTCGTCCGCCCGGCCGACGCGAACGAGACCGCCGCCGCCTGGGCCCTGGCCCTCGAGACGCCGGGCCCCTGCGCTCTGGTCCTGACCCGCCAGAAGCTCCCCGTGCTCGAAGCGACCGCCGACGGCGCGCTGGAGGGAGTAAGCCGCGGCGCCTATGTCGTCAGCGACTGCGCCGGCGAACCCGACCTGATCCTGATCGCCACCGGCTCCGAGGTGGCGCCAACGCTGGAGGCCGCGGTCGAACTCACCGCCGAAGGCCACGCCGCCCGCGTCGTCAGCATGCCGTCCTGGGAGGCCTTCGCCGCCCAGTCACAGGAGTACCGGGACGAGGTGCTGCCACCGGGCGTCCGCCGCCGGCTGGCCGTCGAAGCCGCGGCGACCCTGGGCTGGGAACGCTGGACGGGCTCCGACGGCGACGTCCTCGGCCTCGACCGCTTCGGCGCCTCCGCGCCCTACGGCGCTCTGGTCGAGAACCTCGGCATCAACGCCGCCGCCATCGCGGATCGCGCGCGGCAACTCCTCGCCGGCTGA